GTGGATGAGGGTGCTGCCGGAGCGTCGCGTCCTATAACCGGCCCTCAGCCGGGAAGTGGACAGCGTGCTGGGAGGGCGTCGGAGGCGGCCGTAGTACCGCTTGAGCCGACGGGACAACAGAACCCGCGGTGAGGGAAGGGCCGCTGCTTCGTCCATTGCGTCACGCATAGGGAAGGGCCGGTGAGTGCCACTCGTGGCTAGGACCACCAAGCAGGACAAGGTTCGAGAACTACAGCGAACGCTTTACCGGGCGGCCAAGGCCGATCCTGGACGACGGTTCCATGCGCTCTGTGACAAGGTCTCAAGGAGGGACGTGTTGGAGCGTGCGTGGGAGCTGGTGCGCGCCAATAAGGGCGCGGCCGGCATCGACCGACAGACCATCGCCGACGTCGAGCAGTACGGCGTGAGCCGGTTGCTTGACGAGCTGGTCACGGAGTTGAAGGACGGCAGCTACCGAGCGCTGCCGGCTCGCAGGGTTTTCATCCCGAAGCCCGGCAGGCCGGACGAGCAAAGGCCGCTGTCGATTCCTGCTGTTCGTGATCGCGTCGTCCAGGCCGCCGTGAAGCTGGTGATCGAGCCAGTGTTCGAGGCGGACTTCCTGGCGTGCTCGTTCGGGTTTCGACCCAAGCGATCGCAGCACGACGCGCTCCAGGTGCTGATCGATCAGTCCTGGAAGGGCAGGCGGTGGGTGCTGGAGACGGATATCGCCGACTGTTTTGAGGCGATCCCGCACTCAGGGTTGATGTCGGCGATCGAGGAACGGGTCTCGGATCGCCCCCTGCTGAAGCTGCTGCGCGCGATGTTGCGCGCAGGGGTGATGGCAGACGGTGCGGTCCGCCGCGACGTCAGCGGCACTCCGCAGGGCGGGGTTGTCTCGCCCGTCCTTGCCAACGTCTATCTGCACCGGCTTGACCGGTGCTGGACCGAGCGCGGGACCGGGGTGCTGGTTCGCTTCGCGGACGACCTGGTGGTGCTGTGCCACACCAAGCGGGAGGCCGAAGCGGCACTGGTGTCGCTGCGGTCGATCCTGGCCGAGTTGGGCCTCGAGCTCAAAGCGGCCAAGACCCGCATCGTGCACCTGCGAGAAGGAGGCGAGGGGCTCGTGTTCCTCGGCTTTGACCATCGCCGGGTGCGCGGCGAGCGTGGCTACAAGCACCTGCGGTTCCTCGCCCGCTGGCCCTCACGAGAGGCAATGCAGCGAGCCCGCGAGCGGATCCGTGAAATCACGGACCGCAAACGGCTCCGCGACCCGGTCGAAGTGATCGTGCAGGAACTCAACCGGTTCTTGTGCGGCTGGGCGAACTATTTCCGCTACGGGAACAGCCGCCTGCACTTCACTCGGATCAC
The nucleotide sequence above comes from Candidatus Methylomirabilota bacterium. Encoded proteins:
- the ltrA gene encoding group II intron reverse transcriptase/maturase; this translates as MLERAWELVRANKGAAGIDRQTIADVEQYGVSRLLDELVTELKDGSYRALPARRVFIPKPGRPDEQRPLSIPAVRDRVVQAAVKLVIEPVFEADFLACSFGFRPKRSQHDALQVLIDQSWKGRRWVLETDIADCFEAIPHSGLMSAIEERVSDRPLLKLLRAMLRAGVMADGAVRRDVSGTPQGGVVSPVLANVYLHRLDRCWTERGTGVLVRFADDLVVLCHTKREAEAALVSLRSILAELGLELKAAKTRIVHLREGGEGLVFLGFDHRRVRGERGYKHLRFLARWPSREAMQRARERIREITDRKRLRDPVEVIVQELNRFLCGWANYFRYGNSRLHFTRITTYALRRLARFVAKRHKRKAGYGMTVVAFVSPNRMGLINLDRLVVTPSPFRDWRAKPNTAGEGRR